From a single Phocoena sinus isolate mPhoSin1 chromosome 1, mPhoSin1.pri, whole genome shotgun sequence genomic region:
- the DENND4B gene encoding DENN domain-containing protein 4B isoform X3 has protein sequence MAEERPPRLVDYFVIAGLAGNGAPIPEETWVPEPSGPLRPPRPAEPITDVAVIARALGEEVPQGYTCIQASTGGHPLELSAGLLGGTQPVICYRRGRDRPPLVELGVLYEGKERPKPGFQVLATTPYSHSANLAPPGPGHPRTYLTYRRAAEGAGLHALGITDLCLVLPSKGEGTPHTYCRLPRNLNPGMWGPAVYLCYKVGLAKANTLVYEAELLGRYPEEDNEAFPLPESVPVFCLPMGATIECWPAQTKYPVPVFSTFVLTGAAGDKVYGAALQFYEAFPRTRLSERQARALGLLSAVERGRALGGRAVRSRRAIAVLSRWPAFPAFRAFLTFLYRYSVSGPHRLPLEAHISHFIHNVPFPSPQRPRILVQMSPYDNLLLCQPVSSPLPLSGASFLQLLQSLGPELAITLLLAVLTEHKLLVHSLRPDLLTSVCEALVSMIFPLHWQCPYIPLCPLVLADVLSAPVPFIVGIHSSYFDLHDPPVDVICVDLDTNTLFQTEEKKPLSPRILPRRPCKVLLTTLTNLYQQLDQTYTGPEEEASLEFLLTDYEAVCGRRARLEREVQGAFLRFMACLLKGYRDFLRPLTQAPSEGSRDVDNLFFLQGFLKSRERSSHKLYSQLLHTQMFSQFIEECSFGSARHAALEFFDSCVDKVHPEQEKPEPTPLVELEELSGSELTVFITPPEEPPAPEGGESTPQYCYDGFPELRAELFESPQEQPGALPVPGPSRSAPSSPAPRRTKQEMKIAQRMAQKSAAVPELWARCLLGHCYGLWFLCLPAYVRSAPSRVRALQTAYQVLRQMESRKVVLPDEVCYRVLMQLCSHYGQPVLSVRVMLDMRRAGIVPNTITYGYYNKAVLEGKWPSGTPGGRLRWAKLRNVVLGAAQFRQPLRERRQRWQRQKQEEEAETAAQEAGGSQTEPYLERPSPTRPLQRQTTWAGRSLRDPASPTGRLVKSGSLGSARGAQPTVEAAVAHMIEALGVLEPRGSPVPWHDGSLSDLSLTGEEPAPGGSPGDAGSALNTQSTETLQGPSGRVPKAGWHQDEASTPRRGLGARLQQLLTPSRRSPASRVPPPELPPDLPPPARRSPMDSLLCPRERPGSTASEVSSASLGSEWDLSESSLSSVSLRHSSERLSDTPGSLQPPSLEILLSSCSLCRACDSLVYDEEIMAGWAPDDSNLNTTCPFCTCPFVPLLSVQTFDSRPSAPSPKPSSAGASGSKDAPVPGGPGPVLSDRRLCLALDEPQLCNGHVGGTSRRVESGAWAYLSPLVLRKELESLVENEGSEVLALPELPAAHPIIFWNLLWYFQRLRLPSILPCLVLASCDGPPPPQAPSPWIMPDPASVQVRLLWDVLTPDPNSCPPLYVLWRVHSQIPQRVVWPGPVPASLSLALLESVLRHVGLNEVHKAIGLLLETLGPPPTGLHLQRGIYREILFLTLAALGKDHVDIVAFDKKYKSAFNKLASSTGKEELRQRRAQMPTPKAIDCRKYFGAPLEC, from the exons ATGGCGGAGGAGCGGCCCCCCCGGCTGGTGGATTACTTCGTGATAGCTGGGCTTGCAGGGAACGGAGCACCCATCCCTGAGGAAACGTGGGTTCCTGAACCCAGTGGGCCCCTTCGCCCTCCCCGGCCAGCTGAGCCCATCACAGATGTGGCAGTCATCGCTAGGGCCCTGGGCGAGGAGGTGCCCCAGGGCTACACATGCATCCAGGCTTCTACCGGGGGCCACCCCTTGGAACTCAGTGCTGGGCTCCTGGGTGGAACTCAACCAGTCATCTGCTACCGGAGGGGGCGTGACAGGCCCCCCCTCGTTGAGCTGGG GGTGTTGTATGAGGGAAAGGAACGTCCCAAGCCTGGCTTCCAAGTGCTAGCTACGACACCCTACAGCCACTCAGCCAACCTGGCCCCTCCAGGCCCTGGGCACCCCCGCACCTACCTCACTTACCGGCGGGCAGCAGAGGGGGCAGGGTTGCATGCCCTGGGCATCACTGACCTCTGCCTGGTGCTGCCCAGCAAGGGCGAGGGCACGCCTCATACTTACTGCCGATTGCCCCGCAACCTCAACCCTGGCATG TGGGGCCCAGCAGTGTACCTGTGCTACAAGGTGGGTCTGGCCAAGGCCAACACGCTGGTGTATGAGGCAG AGCTGCTGGGCCGCTACCCAGAGGAGGACAATGAGGCGTTCCCGCTGCCCGAGTCAGTGCCCGTCTTCTGCCTGCCCATGGGGGCCACTATCGAGTGCTGGCCTGCCCAGACCAAGTACCCCGTGCCCGTCTTCTCCACCTTTGTGCTCACGGGTGCAGCTGGTGATAAG GTGTACGGTGCTGCCTTGCAGTTCTACGAGGCATTCCCGAGGACCAGGCTCTCGGAGCGGCAAGCGCGGGCCCTGGGCCTGCTGAGCGCCGTGGAGCGGGGCCGGGCACTGGGGGGCCGAGCTGTGCGCAGCCGCCGTGCCATCGCTGTGCTGTCCCGCTGGCCTGCCTTCCCTGCCTTCCGCGCCTTCCTCACCTTCCTCTACCGCTACTCCGTCTCAGGCCCCCACCGCCTGCCCCTGGAAGC gcACATCTCCCACTTCATTCACAatgtccccttcccttccccacagagACCCCGCATCCTGGTGCAG ATGTCTCCCTATGACAACCTGCTCCTCTGCCAGCCTGTATCCTCACCCCTGCCCCTCAG TGGTGCCAGCTTCCTGCAGCTGCTGCAGAGCCTGGGCCCTGAGCTGGCTATCACGCTGCTGCTGGCTGTGCTCACGGAGCACAAACTGCTAGTCCACTCACTGCGGCCGGACCTGCTCACCAGCGTCTGCGAGGCCCTCGTCTCT ATGATCTTCCCGCTGCACTGGCAGTGCCCCTACATTCCGCTGTGCCCGCTAGTGCTGGCAGATGTGCTGAGCGCCCCCGTGCCCTTCATTGTGGGTATCCACTCCAGTTACTTCGATCTGCATGACCCGCCTGTGGATGTCATCTGTGTTGATCTTGATACCAACACACTCTTCCA GACTGAGGAAAAGAAGCCCCTCTCCCCTCGGATCCTGCCCCGCAGACCCTGCAAGGTTCTGCTGACTACACTGACAAACCTATACCAGCAGCTGGATCAGA CATATACTGGACCCGAGGAGGAGGCCTCCCTGGAATTCCTGCTGACAGACTATGAGGCAGTGTGCGGCCGCCGGGCCCGGCTGGAGCGCGAGGTCCAGGGAGCCTTCCTCCGCTTCATGGCCTGCCTGCTCAAGGGCTACCGGGACTTCCTACGCCCGCTCACCCAGGCCCCCTCTGAGGGGTCTCGTGATGTCGACAACCTCTTCTTCCTGCAGG GCTTCCTCAAGTCCCGGGAGCGCTCCAGCCACAAGCTGTACTCCCAGCTGCTGCACACACAGATGTTCTCGCAGTTCATCGAGGAATGTTCTTTCGGCTCTGCTCGTCATGCTGCCCTGGAATTCTTCGACTCTTGTGTTGACAAG GTCCACCCAGAGCAGGAGAAGCCGGAGCCAACACCCTTGGTGGAGCTGGAGGAGCTGTCAGGGAGTGAGCTCACTGTCTTTATCACACCTCCCGAGGAGCCGCCGGCGCCAGAGGGCGGTGAATCTACCCCCCAGTACTG cTATGATGGGTTCCCCGAACTACGGGCTGAGCTGTTTGAGTCTCCTCAAGAGCAACCCGGGGCTCTGCCTGTGCCAGGTCCATCCCGTAGTGCCCCCAGCAGTCCTGCCCCTCGCCGTACCAAACAG GAGATGAAGATCGCACAGCGGATGGCGCAGAAGTCAGCAGCTGTGCCTGAGCTCTGGGCCCGGTGCCTGCTCGGCCACTGCTATGGGCTGTGGTTCCTGTGTCTGCCTGCCTACGTGCGGTCGGCGCCCTCCAGGGTGCGGGCACTGCAAACGGCTTACCAGGTGCTGCGCCAGATGGAGAGCCGCAAGGTGGTGCTGCCCGACGAG GTGTGTTACCGGGTGTTGATGCAGCTCTGCTCACACTATGGGCAGCCCGTGTTGTCCGTGCGGGTCATGCTGGACATGCGGCGGGCAGGCATCGTGCCCAACACCATCACCTACGGCTACTATAACAAG GCCGTGCTGGAAGGCAAGTGGCCGTCTGGTACACCGGGTGGGCGCCTGCGCTGGGCCAAGCTCCGGAACGTGGTCCTGGGGGCTGCTCAGTTCCGCCAGCCCTTGAGAGAACGGCGGCAGCGGTGGCAGCGTcagaagcaggaggaggaggcagagacAGCAGCACAAGAGGCAGGCGGCTCCCAGACAG AGCCCTATCTGGAGCGCCCCTCCCCTACCCGCCCCCTTCAGCGCCAGACTACCTGGGCTGGGCGAAGCCTGAGGGACCCTGCCTCGCCTACGGGGCGCCTGGTGAAGAGTGGCAGCCTGGGTAGTGCCCGAGGGGCACAGCCCACTGTGGAGGCTGCCGTGGCCCACA TGATAGAGGCCTTGGGGGTACTGGAACCCCGGGGATCACCTGTGCCCTGGCACGATGGAAGCCTCTCAGACCTGAGCCTGACCGGGGAGGAGCCGGCACCTGGAGGCAGCCCAGGGGACGCAGGCTCAGCCCTGAATACCCAGTCCACTGAAACCCTGCAAGGGCCAAGTGGGCGGGTGCCCAAGGCTGGCTGGCATCAGGATGAGGCCAGCACCCCCCGAAGAGGGCTGGGTGCCCGCCTCCAACAGCTGCTCACTCCTTCCCGCCGCTCCCCTGCCTCTCGTGTTCCTCCGCCTGAGCTGCCCCCTGACCTGCCTCCCCCAGCCCGCCGCAGCCCCATGGACAGCCTTCTGTGCCCACGGGAGCGCCCTGGATCCACTGCATCCGAGGTA AGCTCAGCCTCTCTGGGCAGTGAGTGGGACCTCTCAGAATCTTCTCTCAGCAGCGTGAGCCTTCGCCATTCCTCAGAGCGCCTCAGTGACACCCCTGGATCCTTGCAGCCGCCTTCCCTGGAA ATCCTGCTGTCTAGCTGCTCCTTGTGCCGCGCCTGTGATTCCCTGGTGTATGATGAGGAGATCATGGCTGGCTGGGCACCTGATGACTCCAACCTCAACACAACCTGTCCCTTCTGCACCTGCCCCTTTGTGCCCCTACTCAGTGTCCAGACCTTTGATTCCCGACCAAG TGCCCCCAGCCCCAAGCCTTCCTCTGCTGGTGCCAGTGGCAGCAAAGATGCTCCTGTCCCTGGGGGCCCAGGCCCTGTGCTCAGTGACCGCAGGCTCTGCCTTGCCCTGGATGAGCCCCAGCTCTGCAACGGACACGTGGGG GGTACCTCCCGGCGTGTCGAGAGTGGGGCATGGGCGTATCTGAGCCCCTTGGTGCTGCGTAAGGAACTGGAGTCGCTGGTAGAGAACGAGGGCAGTGAGGTGCTGGCGTTGCCTGAGCTGCCTGCTGCTCACCCCATCATCTTCTGGAACCTTCTGTGGTATTTCCAGCGGCTACGCCTGCCCAGTATTCTGCCATGCCTGGTGCTGGCCTCCTGTGAtggccccccacctccccag GCCCCGTCTCCTTGGATAATGCCTGATCCAGCATCTGTGCAGGTGCGGCTGCTGTGGGATgtcctgacccctgaccccaacAGCTGCCCACCTCTCTATGTGCTCTGGAGGGTCCACA GCCAGATCCCCCAGCGGGTGGTATGGCCAGGCCCAGTACCTGCATCCCTTAGTCTAGCATTGCTGGAGTCCGTGCTGCGCCATGTCGGTCTCAATGAGGTGCACAAGGCTATAGGGCTCCTGCTGGAAACTCTAGGGCCCCCTCCCACTGGCCTGCACCTACAGAG GGGCATCTACCGTGAGATCTTATTCCTGACATTGGCTGCTCTGGGCAAGGACCACGTGGACATAG TGGCCTTCGACAAGAAGTACAAGTCCGCCTTTAACAAGCTGGCCAGCAGCACGGGCAAGGAGGAACTGAGGCAGCGGCGGGCACAGATGCCCACCCCAAAGGCCATTGACTGCCGAAAATATTTTGGAGCACCTCTGGAATGCTAG
- the DENND4B gene encoding DENN domain-containing protein 4B isoform X4, translating to MKADAVSEGGAMAEERPPRLVDYFVIAGLAGNGAPIPEETWVPEPSGPLRPPRPAEPITDVAVIARALGEEVPQGYTCIQASTGGHPLELSAGLLGGTQPVICYRRGRDRPPLVELGVLYEGKERPKPGFQVLATTPYSHSANLAPPGPGHPRTYLTYRRAAEGAGLHALGITDLCLVLPSKGEGTPHTYCRLPRNLNPGMWGPAVYLCYKVGLAKANTLVYEAELLGRYPEEDNEAFPLPESVPVFCLPMGATIECWPAQTKYPVPVFSTFVLTGAAGDKVYGAALQFYEAFPRTRLSERQARALGLLSAVERGRALGGRAVRSRRAIAVLSRWPAFPAFRAFLTFLYRYSVSGPHRLPLEAHISHFIHNVPFPSPQRPRILVQMSPYDNLLLCQPVSSPLPLSGASFLQLLQSLGPELAITLLLAVLTEHKLLVHSLRPDLLTSVCEALVSMIFPLHWQCPYIPLCPLVLADVLSAPVPFIVGIHSSYFDLHDPPVDVICVDLDTNTLFQTEEKKPLSPRILPRRPCKVLLTTLTNLYQQLDQTYTGPEEEASLEFLLTDYEAVCGRRARLEREVQGAFLRFMACLLKGYRDFLRPLTQAPSEGSRDVDNLFFLQGFLKSRERSSHKLYSQLLHTQMFSQFIEECSFGSARHAALEFFDSCVDKVHPEQEKPEPTPLVELEELSGSELTVFITPPEEPPAPEGGESTPQYCYDGFPELRAELFESPQEQPGALPVPGPSRSAPSSPAPRRTKQEMKIAQRMAQKSAAVPELWARCLLGHCYGLWFLCLPAYVRSAPSRVRALQTAYQVLRQMESRKVVLPDEVCYRVLMQLCSHYGQPVLSVRVMLDMRRAGIVPNTITYGYYNKAVLEGKWPSGTPGGRLRWAKLRNVVLGAAQFRQPLRERRQRWQRQKQEEEAETAAQEAGGSQTEPYLERPSPTRPLQRQTTWAGRSLRDPASPTGRLVKSGSLGSARGAQPTVEAAVAHMIEALGVLEPRGSPVPWHDGSLSDLSLTGEEPAPGGSPGDAGSALNTQSTETLQGPSGRVPKAGWHQDEASTPRRGLGARLQQLLTPSRRSPASRVPPPELPPDLPPPARRSPMDSLLCPRERPGSTASEVSSASLGSEWDLSESSLSSVSLRHSSERLSDTPGSLQPPSLEILLSSCSLCRACDSLVYDEEIMAGWAPDDSNLNTTCPFCTCPFVPLLSVQTFDSRPSAPSPKPSSAGASGSKDAPVPGGPGPVLSDRRLCLALDEPQLCNGHVGGTSRRVESGAWAYLSPLVLRKELESLVENEGSEVLALPELPAAHPIIFWNLLWYFQRLRLPSILPCLVLASCDGPPPPQAPSPWIMPDPASVQVRLLWDVLTPDPNSCPPLYVLWRVHRASTVRSYS from the exons ATGAAGGCAG ATGCAGTGAGTGAGGGGGGGGCCATGGCGGAGGAGCGGCCCCCCCGGCTGGTGGATTACTTCGTGATAGCTGGGCTTGCAGGGAACGGAGCACCCATCCCTGAGGAAACGTGGGTTCCTGAACCCAGTGGGCCCCTTCGCCCTCCCCGGCCAGCTGAGCCCATCACAGATGTGGCAGTCATCGCTAGGGCCCTGGGCGAGGAGGTGCCCCAGGGCTACACATGCATCCAGGCTTCTACCGGGGGCCACCCCTTGGAACTCAGTGCTGGGCTCCTGGGTGGAACTCAACCAGTCATCTGCTACCGGAGGGGGCGTGACAGGCCCCCCCTCGTTGAGCTGGG GGTGTTGTATGAGGGAAAGGAACGTCCCAAGCCTGGCTTCCAAGTGCTAGCTACGACACCCTACAGCCACTCAGCCAACCTGGCCCCTCCAGGCCCTGGGCACCCCCGCACCTACCTCACTTACCGGCGGGCAGCAGAGGGGGCAGGGTTGCATGCCCTGGGCATCACTGACCTCTGCCTGGTGCTGCCCAGCAAGGGCGAGGGCACGCCTCATACTTACTGCCGATTGCCCCGCAACCTCAACCCTGGCATG TGGGGCCCAGCAGTGTACCTGTGCTACAAGGTGGGTCTGGCCAAGGCCAACACGCTGGTGTATGAGGCAG AGCTGCTGGGCCGCTACCCAGAGGAGGACAATGAGGCGTTCCCGCTGCCCGAGTCAGTGCCCGTCTTCTGCCTGCCCATGGGGGCCACTATCGAGTGCTGGCCTGCCCAGACCAAGTACCCCGTGCCCGTCTTCTCCACCTTTGTGCTCACGGGTGCAGCTGGTGATAAG GTGTACGGTGCTGCCTTGCAGTTCTACGAGGCATTCCCGAGGACCAGGCTCTCGGAGCGGCAAGCGCGGGCCCTGGGCCTGCTGAGCGCCGTGGAGCGGGGCCGGGCACTGGGGGGCCGAGCTGTGCGCAGCCGCCGTGCCATCGCTGTGCTGTCCCGCTGGCCTGCCTTCCCTGCCTTCCGCGCCTTCCTCACCTTCCTCTACCGCTACTCCGTCTCAGGCCCCCACCGCCTGCCCCTGGAAGC gcACATCTCCCACTTCATTCACAatgtccccttcccttccccacagagACCCCGCATCCTGGTGCAG ATGTCTCCCTATGACAACCTGCTCCTCTGCCAGCCTGTATCCTCACCCCTGCCCCTCAG TGGTGCCAGCTTCCTGCAGCTGCTGCAGAGCCTGGGCCCTGAGCTGGCTATCACGCTGCTGCTGGCTGTGCTCACGGAGCACAAACTGCTAGTCCACTCACTGCGGCCGGACCTGCTCACCAGCGTCTGCGAGGCCCTCGTCTCT ATGATCTTCCCGCTGCACTGGCAGTGCCCCTACATTCCGCTGTGCCCGCTAGTGCTGGCAGATGTGCTGAGCGCCCCCGTGCCCTTCATTGTGGGTATCCACTCCAGTTACTTCGATCTGCATGACCCGCCTGTGGATGTCATCTGTGTTGATCTTGATACCAACACACTCTTCCA GACTGAGGAAAAGAAGCCCCTCTCCCCTCGGATCCTGCCCCGCAGACCCTGCAAGGTTCTGCTGACTACACTGACAAACCTATACCAGCAGCTGGATCAGA CATATACTGGACCCGAGGAGGAGGCCTCCCTGGAATTCCTGCTGACAGACTATGAGGCAGTGTGCGGCCGCCGGGCCCGGCTGGAGCGCGAGGTCCAGGGAGCCTTCCTCCGCTTCATGGCCTGCCTGCTCAAGGGCTACCGGGACTTCCTACGCCCGCTCACCCAGGCCCCCTCTGAGGGGTCTCGTGATGTCGACAACCTCTTCTTCCTGCAGG GCTTCCTCAAGTCCCGGGAGCGCTCCAGCCACAAGCTGTACTCCCAGCTGCTGCACACACAGATGTTCTCGCAGTTCATCGAGGAATGTTCTTTCGGCTCTGCTCGTCATGCTGCCCTGGAATTCTTCGACTCTTGTGTTGACAAG GTCCACCCAGAGCAGGAGAAGCCGGAGCCAACACCCTTGGTGGAGCTGGAGGAGCTGTCAGGGAGTGAGCTCACTGTCTTTATCACACCTCCCGAGGAGCCGCCGGCGCCAGAGGGCGGTGAATCTACCCCCCAGTACTG cTATGATGGGTTCCCCGAACTACGGGCTGAGCTGTTTGAGTCTCCTCAAGAGCAACCCGGGGCTCTGCCTGTGCCAGGTCCATCCCGTAGTGCCCCCAGCAGTCCTGCCCCTCGCCGTACCAAACAG GAGATGAAGATCGCACAGCGGATGGCGCAGAAGTCAGCAGCTGTGCCTGAGCTCTGGGCCCGGTGCCTGCTCGGCCACTGCTATGGGCTGTGGTTCCTGTGTCTGCCTGCCTACGTGCGGTCGGCGCCCTCCAGGGTGCGGGCACTGCAAACGGCTTACCAGGTGCTGCGCCAGATGGAGAGCCGCAAGGTGGTGCTGCCCGACGAG GTGTGTTACCGGGTGTTGATGCAGCTCTGCTCACACTATGGGCAGCCCGTGTTGTCCGTGCGGGTCATGCTGGACATGCGGCGGGCAGGCATCGTGCCCAACACCATCACCTACGGCTACTATAACAAG GCCGTGCTGGAAGGCAAGTGGCCGTCTGGTACACCGGGTGGGCGCCTGCGCTGGGCCAAGCTCCGGAACGTGGTCCTGGGGGCTGCTCAGTTCCGCCAGCCCTTGAGAGAACGGCGGCAGCGGTGGCAGCGTcagaagcaggaggaggaggcagagacAGCAGCACAAGAGGCAGGCGGCTCCCAGACAG AGCCCTATCTGGAGCGCCCCTCCCCTACCCGCCCCCTTCAGCGCCAGACTACCTGGGCTGGGCGAAGCCTGAGGGACCCTGCCTCGCCTACGGGGCGCCTGGTGAAGAGTGGCAGCCTGGGTAGTGCCCGAGGGGCACAGCCCACTGTGGAGGCTGCCGTGGCCCACA TGATAGAGGCCTTGGGGGTACTGGAACCCCGGGGATCACCTGTGCCCTGGCACGATGGAAGCCTCTCAGACCTGAGCCTGACCGGGGAGGAGCCGGCACCTGGAGGCAGCCCAGGGGACGCAGGCTCAGCCCTGAATACCCAGTCCACTGAAACCCTGCAAGGGCCAAGTGGGCGGGTGCCCAAGGCTGGCTGGCATCAGGATGAGGCCAGCACCCCCCGAAGAGGGCTGGGTGCCCGCCTCCAACAGCTGCTCACTCCTTCCCGCCGCTCCCCTGCCTCTCGTGTTCCTCCGCCTGAGCTGCCCCCTGACCTGCCTCCCCCAGCCCGCCGCAGCCCCATGGACAGCCTTCTGTGCCCACGGGAGCGCCCTGGATCCACTGCATCCGAGGTA AGCTCAGCCTCTCTGGGCAGTGAGTGGGACCTCTCAGAATCTTCTCTCAGCAGCGTGAGCCTTCGCCATTCCTCAGAGCGCCTCAGTGACACCCCTGGATCCTTGCAGCCGCCTTCCCTGGAA ATCCTGCTGTCTAGCTGCTCCTTGTGCCGCGCCTGTGATTCCCTGGTGTATGATGAGGAGATCATGGCTGGCTGGGCACCTGATGACTCCAACCTCAACACAACCTGTCCCTTCTGCACCTGCCCCTTTGTGCCCCTACTCAGTGTCCAGACCTTTGATTCCCGACCAAG TGCCCCCAGCCCCAAGCCTTCCTCTGCTGGTGCCAGTGGCAGCAAAGATGCTCCTGTCCCTGGGGGCCCAGGCCCTGTGCTCAGTGACCGCAGGCTCTGCCTTGCCCTGGATGAGCCCCAGCTCTGCAACGGACACGTGGGG GGTACCTCCCGGCGTGTCGAGAGTGGGGCATGGGCGTATCTGAGCCCCTTGGTGCTGCGTAAGGAACTGGAGTCGCTGGTAGAGAACGAGGGCAGTGAGGTGCTGGCGTTGCCTGAGCTGCCTGCTGCTCACCCCATCATCTTCTGGAACCTTCTGTGGTATTTCCAGCGGCTACGCCTGCCCAGTATTCTGCCATGCCTGGTGCTGGCCTCCTGTGAtggccccccacctccccag GCCCCGTCTCCTTGGATAATGCCTGATCCAGCATCTGTGCAGGTGCGGCTGCTGTGGGATgtcctgacccctgaccccaacAGCTGCCCACCTCTCTATGTGCTCTGGAGGGTCCACA GGGCATCTACCGTGAGATCTTATTCCTGA